CTGGGCCGGGCGCTGTCCGCCGGCGCCGACCCGCGCCGCTGGCTCGACCTGCTGCACGGGATCATCGCGTTCCCGATCGCGGTGGCCACGTTCGTGGTCGTGGTGGCCTGGTTCGCGGCGGCGGTCAGCGGTATCGGCGCCGTGTTCTGGGAGTGGAGCATCCCGCGCGGCGATGACAACCACAGCCTGGCGTACTTCCTCGGGCTCGGCGACGGCCGCGCCGCCGACACCCTGCTGATGACCGGCCTCGGCGTCCTGTTCGCGCTCACCTTCCCGTTCGTCGTCCGCGGCTGCGCGGCCCTGCAGGCCGGCGTCGCCTGGGCCCTCCTCGCCGACCACGGCGAAGACTGACCCGGCTCCGGCCGACCCCGGACCGACCGGACCGACCGGGGAACCGGGCGAACCGGGCGGGCGGACCGGGCGGGCCGGCCCGACCGGGGGCGGGCGGACCAGGCGGGCGACCGGGCGGCCGAACGGCCCGGCCGGCGGCGGGAGTGAATGATGGGGCGGTGCCTGAGGGAGACACCGTCTGGCTGGCCGCGAAGCGCATGCACGACGCGCTCGCCGGCCGGCCGCTGCTGCGCTCCGACTTCCGCGTCCCCAAGCTCGCGACCGCGGACATCACCGGCCGCACGGTCACCGAGGTCCTGGCCCGCGGCAAGCACATGCTGACCCGGCTGGACGACGGCCTGACCCTGCACACGCACTTCCTGATGGACGGCACCTGGCACCTGGTCCGGCCGGGCGCGCGCTGGCACGGCGGCC
This DNA window, taken from Mycobacteriales bacterium, encodes the following:
- a CDS encoding sensor domain-containing protein; this translates as MTTQTLPAPAVPRRLRVAESAGYVLTGFPLAVAAFVLMIVGVSVSLGTLVITIGFGVLAVTLGIARLFARIERARMDALFHSRTPRPHYREPQGGRLGRALSAGADPRRWLDLLHGIIAFPIAVATFVVVVAWFAAAVSGIGAVFWEWSIPRGDDNHSLAYFLGLGDGRAADTLLMTGLGVLFALTFPFVVRGCAALQAGVAWALLADHGED